Below is a genomic region from Pseudomonas berkeleyensis.
CGCCTTTCAGGTCGAGCCCTTTCTTCTGCTCGGCCGTCAGCTCGGCAACCGTCACGCCCAGGCGATTGTTGCTGCGCTCGCCGCCCTGGACAGAGCCCGTAGAGGCCAGCTCCTGACCTTCTTCAGGCAAGGTGCCGATGGTGACGTTGAGTTTCTTGCGCGAACCGTCACGCACCACGTCCATCTCGGCCTTTTCACCGGGTTTGAGACCACCAACCAGATGCGGCAGGTCAGCCGACATGATGATGGGCTTACCGTTGAGGCTGAGAATAACGTCACCAACCTGCAGGCCACCCTTGTCCGCCGGGCCGTCCTCCAGCACCTGAGCGACCAGCGCACCGGCCGGTTTGTCCAGACCGAAGGACTCGGCCAGATCCTTGTTCACTTCCTGAATCACCACGCCCAGCCAGCCACGGGTTACCTTGCCTTCAGCCTTGAGCTGATCGGCGACCTGCATGGCCACTTCCATCGGAATGGCGAAGGACAGGCCCATGAAACCGCCAGAGCGGGTGAAAATCTGCGAGTTGATGCCGACCACTTCACCCTTCAGGTTGAACAGCGGACCACCGGAGTTACCCGGGTTGATCGCCACATCGGTCTGAATGAACGGCACATAACTGTCGCTCGGCAGATTACGCCCTTTGGCGCTGACGATACCGGCAGTCACAGAATGGTCGAAACCGAACGGCGAACCGATGGCCAGCACCCATTCACCGACCTTGAGGTCATCAGCCTTGCCCAGCGGCACGGTTGGTAGACCCGAGCCTTCGACCTTGAGCAAAGCGACGTCGCTGCGCGGATCAGCGCCGATCAGCTTGGCCTCGAGTTCGCTGCGGTCGGAAAGGCGCACGATGATTTCATCGGCATCGGCGACCACATGGTTGTTGGTCAGCACATAGCCATCGGGCGAGATGATGAAACCGGAGCCGAGAGACTGTGCCTCGCGCTGGCGACCGCCGGGATTGCGCGGCACCTGCGGAATATTGCGCTCGAAGAACTCCCGAAACATCGGCGGCAGACCTTCCAGATCGGGCATCCCCGGCTGCCCGGCGACATTGCGCTCGGGAACCTTCTGCCGCGTACTGATATTGACTACCGCTGGCGAGGCCTCCTCCACCAACTCGGTGAAGTCCGGCAGACTGGCTTGCGCCATCAGACTCTGCCCCCACAGCAGCGCTGCAACCAGCAGCGGTGCAACGGACTTGAGATTTTTCATCGAACGACGACTCCCCATGTGAAACGCGGACACTCTCAGTGCGCCACCGGCATCATCACCAGCAGCGTACGTAGGACAACGGGTTGTAAAGCGGGTTTCTCGACACAACGCGAAATACACCAGCGCGCCGGTGATAAGGAGAAATATGAGAGCCGAGGCCAGAGCGACATTGACCAACGGAGCACAACAGGCGCTCCAGACAATGCCGCATAACACCCGACTCTTCACTCATTTGCTGGCCTGTGCAGGCACTCCGGCACGCATGGAAAGGGCAATACGCTCGGCGGTTCCCAATGGAATTTCGCCGACAACGGTAACCATGACCTCACCCGAATCGGTGCTCATACGTCGCGACACCGCAACGGTTGGCCCCAACTGGCTTCGCGCGTCGTCCACAACACTCCCTTGCAGGGGCTCGAGGAATACCGAAAACCGCGCCAAGCCGTCGCCATACATCAGGTAGGCGACTTTCGCATCGGAGGATGGCAGTTGCCGCAACTGGGCGGCATTGAGCGTGAAACCTGGGGGCAACCACTCCGAGCGCCAACTGCCTTCAGCCATGCTGTCGACCGCATGCAGGCGCACAGGGCGACAACGCGAACTGGGCTGTACATCACTGGAGTCAGGCGCCACGGTATTCAACTGGGCAAACTGGAAACGCTCCAGAAGCTGGCCGCGCTCATTGAGCAACAAGGATTTCAGCGGCAGACCCGTCTCGCGATCCAGGTGCAGTTCGAAGCCATAACGATGCTGATCCTTGGGAGCCAGCACCAGTACCACGGCGGCACGCCCGGCGATACGAGACTGCCCTGCGACACGGATGTCGTACCAGTTGCCCAGCTGTTCAGCATCGAGATGGCGCGCCGGCCAAGCCTGCCCTTCGCTGACCTGGTCGGCCAACGCGCCGCTTACGCACTGCGCCTGACCATCTACCTTGAGCACTTCCTGGGCAGGGCCATCGAGCTGCAGAAGGCGCTCGCGAACTTCGCCTCCCTCCCCCACCCGATGCCAGATGCCATGAGTGGAAAAACTACCATTACGCTCGTAGATGAAAGTGCCCTGAAAGCTCTGTTGACGCTCCGCATCTGCGAGACGCTTGAGCCAGTCCTGCACCTCAGTGGCGTGCACCGGCATCGCCAGCAAGCCACTGAGCAGACAGAGAGGGATCGCGCGCATGTGATTCCTTAGCGATTTTCCAGGCTGGCAGCTCGTGCGTAGGGCAGAGCAGTCTCACCGGCGCCCATGACCGCTTGCTGTGCATGCTGGCGCAGGTAAGTCGGCAGGCGCTGTTCGTGCCAGCTGGCAGTACCGGGTTCAGCGGCTTCGCTGACTTCTTCGCTGCTGTTGTAGCCAGCGAGCAGCGCAGGCCCCTGCACTTGCGGTACCGAGATTGCCGGGGCAGCGCTTTGCTGGGCCAGCTGAGCACCACTCAGATCATCCTGATTGTACAAACGTACACCTGCCAGCACGGCAACAGTCACCGAAGCGGCAACCGCTACACGCCCAACACTGCGCCACATCGGCGTCTTGCGAGCAGGTGCAGCTTCCTCAGCCAACGCCGCGGAAACCGCAGAAGCGATGTCCAGCTGCGGTACCAGCAACTCACGGTGCATGGCTGCCCGGGCGACCTGATAACGCGACCAGGTGCCACGCAACTCGCCATTCTCACTGGCTGCAAGCACGCGCCGCAGCTCCAGTTCGTCCGCTTCGTTATCCATCACCGCGGACAGCGATTCCTGCAGGGTTTCACGACTCATGGTGTTCCTCTCTTGGCTGTCGCCGCTGCCTTAGGCTTCCTGCAACAGAGGTTGCAGGGACTTATCAATTGCCTCACGCGCACGGAAGATCCGCGAACGTACCGTACCAACCGGACACTGCATGACGCTAGCGATGTCCTCATAACTCAGACCTTCAAACTCACGCAAGGTCAGAGCCGTACGCAAATCATCCGGCAGCTGGGCGATGGTTCGATGCACAGTCGCCTCGATCTCGTCGCGCAGCAATGCCCGTTCCGGTGACTCGATGTCCTTGAGGGCGTGGTCGCCGTCATAGAACTCCGCGTCATCGCTACTGACATCACTATCTGGCGGCCGCCGACCGCGGGACACCAGGTAGTTCTTCGCCGTGTTGATGGCGATGCGGTACAGCCATGTATAGAACGCGCTGTCACCGCGAAAGTTTCCAAGCGCTCGGTAGGCTTTTACGAACGCCTCCTGAGCGACATCCTGAGCCTCGTGAGTGTCGTGCACGAATCGCACGATCAAACCGAGGATCTTGTGCTGATACTTCAGCACCAACAGATCGAAGGCACGCTTGTCACCACGCTGCACTCGCTCGACCAGTTGCTGATCATCTTCCGGGGTTAGCATGCACTCTCCTCGTTACGCTTGGAGGAGGCTTGCGCCCGTAAGCGAATCAGCTTGCCAAGATAGACTCGGGCCTTACGCAAAAGTTCTCCCCTCCAAGCAAGCTTCCCGCAGAGTTTTCTTCCCTCTGCCTGGAACGGCGCGAGCAGAACCTCTCCACTCGAGCAAATAATCTTATCGCTGCTCATTTTCCACACCCTCCGCTGACTTCAGATGCAGGCACGCGCAAGCGCTCTCCCTTATATGGGCGACCCTGTATGGAACCTTAAAGACTAAGAAAGTTCCCGAGCACCACGGTCGGTCATAAGCTGGCTATTGTGCCGCTGCCCCTCTCTATATACTAGGGCTCGCTTTCACGCGGAACTCGACATGAGCCAACATTTCCAGCACGACGTTCTGGTCATCGGCAGCGGCGCCGCTGGCCTGACTCTCGCCCTCACTCTTCCTCCTCATTTGCGCATCGCGGTTCTGAGCAAAGGCAACCTCGCCAACGGCTCGACCTATTGGGCGCAGGGTGGCGTAGCAGCCGTGCTGGATGACACCGACACGGTGGAATCCCACGTCGCCGACACCCTTGATGCCGGCGCCGGCCTGTGCCGCGAGGATGCCGTTCGTTTTACCGTGGAACACAGCCGCGAGGCTATCCAGTGGCTGATCGATCAAGGCGTCCCCTTCACCCGTGACGATGAGACAGCACGCGAGGATGGCGGCTTCGAATTCCACCTGACCCGCGAGGGCGGCCATAGCCACCGGCGCATCATTCACGCAGCAGATGCCACTGGCGCAGCAATCTTCAACACCCTGCTGGAACAGGCTCGCCAACGCCCGAACATCGAACTGCTGGAACAACGCGTGGCGGTCGATCTGATCACCGAACGCAAGCTGGGCCTGGACGGCGATCGCTGCCTCGGTGCCTACGTGCTGGATCGTGCCCGCGGCGAAGTGGACACCTTCGGCGCTCGCTTCGTGATTCTTGCCACTGGCGGTGCGGCCAAGGTCTACCTCTACACCAGCAATCCGGACGGGGCTTGTGGCGATGGCATCGCCATGGCCTGGCGCGCCGGTTGCCGCGTGGGCAATCTGGAATTCAACCAGTTCCATCCCACCTGCCTGTACCACCCGCAGGCCAAGAGTTTTCTGGTCACCGAAGCCGTACGCGGTGAAGGCGGTCTGCTCAAGCTGCCGAACGGCGAACGCTTCATGCAGCGCTTCGACGAGCGCGCCGAGCTGGCGCCACGCGATATCGTCGCCCGCGCCATCGACCACGAGATGAAGCGCCTGGGTATCGACTGCGTCTATCTCGACATCAGCCACAAGCCGGCCGATTTCGTCAAAAGCCACTTCCCCACCGTTTACGAACGCTGCCTGGGCTTTGGCATCGACATCACCCGACAAGCCATTCCGGTGGTACCCGCGGCGCACTACACCTGTGGCGGCGTGGTGGTCGATCAGCACGGGCGCACCGATGTGCCCGGCCTGTATGCCATCGGCGAGACCAGCTTCACCGGCCTGCACGGCGCCAATCGCATGGCCAGCAACTCGTTGCTCGAATGCTTCGTCTACGCCCGCTCGGCCTGTGCCGACATCGTCGCCCAACTCGATAGCATCAGCGCTCCGAGCGACCTACCGCAATGGGACGCCAGCCAGGTGACCGACTCGGACGAGGACGTGATCATCGCCCACAACTGGGATGAGCTGCGCCGCTTCATGTGGGACTACGTAGGCATCGTGCGCACCAACAAACGCCTGCAACGCGCTCAGCACCGCGTGCGCCTGCTGCTGGACGAGATCGACGAGTTCTATTCGAACTACAAGGTCAGCCGGGATTTGATCGAACTGCGCAACCTGGCGCTCGTGGCCGAACTGATGATCAGCTCGGCCATGCAGCGCCATGAAAGCCGCGGCCTGCATTACACCCTGGACTACCCCGAACAGTTGGCCGAAGCCCGCGACACTATTCTGACCCCGACGCCTCCGGCTCAGCCCAGCGTCGCCTGCTGAATTTCAGGCGCAAGCGCAGGCGTCGATGCTGCTCGGGCGCCAGCGCATCGCGGGCGATGCACAGCCCACGAGCGAAGCGCTGCCCCGGCAAGCGAAAACGCAGCACTACCGCAAGCGGCAAGGCCAGGCTATCGGGAAGCAGTTGCACCGCCTGCCAGCCATGAGCCTCGCTCCATAACTGCCAGCCCGACGCATCGCGACGCAAGCCAGTGAAGGCTTGCGCCGAAGACAACAGGATATGCCGCGGCAATACCCAGGCCGCATGCGCCAGGCACAGAGCCAGCGACAGCAGTTTCGACCAGAGGGGAATGTCGGCCAGCCAGGGCGCCAGCAAGGCCAGCGCCAGAACCGACAGATAGAGCCTCAGCAGCGCGCGAGACGGCTGCCAACGGCACTCGAAGACATCATTGCGGTTGGACACGATCCAGGATCATGCGCACGATGTGGCGCAGGTCAGCATCCTCGGGTTCGCCGCGCTGCATGAACCAGCCGAACATGTCCTGATCCTCGCACTCCAGCAACTTGCGGTAGCGCGCCTGGTTCTCGGCATCCAGAGTCGGATACACCTCCCTGACGAAGGGCACCAGCAGGACGTCAAGCTCCAGCATGCCACGGCGGCTATGCCAGAACAGACGATTCAGTTCACTTTGCTCAACCATGCAACGCACTCCTCAAACGAGGGCGGCAGTATAACGGTGAATTGCTTCGCTGTTCACCGAGACGCGGTGCAATTGCGCTGACAAGGCCCTATCACGCCCTCTATGATGGCGCACCAGACTTATTCTCAGTGATACCACTTCTACCATGGCCGATAGCGCGTACTTCACCCTCCTCGACCACGAAGGCCTGCTCGCCGTGCGCGGCGCAGATGCGGCCAAATTTCTGCAGGGCCAAGTGACCTGCAACCTCAACTATCTATCCCCGACGCAATCGAGCCTTGGCGCGCGTTGCACGCCCAAGGGCCGCATGCTGTCGAGTTTTCGCATCGTTGCGGTGGAGGACGGTTACCTGCTCGCCATGGATCGCGAGCTGATCGCCTCGCAACAGGCCGATCTGCAGAAATACGCCGTATTCTCCAAATCCAAGCTGAGGGACGAAAGCCAGGACTGGGTACGTTTTGGCCTCGCAGGCGGCGACGCCGTGCTGAGCGAGCTCGGCCTGCAACTGGGCGATGCCAGTGACTCGCTGAGCAGCGCCGGCCAGTTGCTGGCGGTACGCCTGAGCGATGGCCGCGCCGAACTCTGGGCGCCAGCGGCCGAAGCCGCGCGCCTGCAGAGCCACCTGGCGGCCCATCTGCCGCAAGCGCCACTGAACGACTGGTTGCTGGCCCAGATTCGTGCCGGCATCGGCCAGGTACTCGGCGCCACCCGCGAGCTGTTCATTCCGCAGATGATCAACCTGCAGGCCCTGGGCGGCGTGAGTTTCAAGAAGGGCTGCTATACCGGGCAGGAAATCGTTGCGCGCATGCAGTACCTCGGCAAACTCAAACGTCGCCTGCACCGCCTGCGCCTGATCGGCGCTCCGCTACCGGCCGTCGGCGTCGAATTGTTCTCGCCGGTTCATGGCTCCAGCGTCGGCGAAGTGGTGCTGGCGGCCCAGACCGGCGACGCCGTGGAGTTGCTCGCCGTACTGCAGGAGGATGCCGTGAAAGACGCCCGCATTCACCTCGGCAGCAACGATGGCCCAACGCTGACCCTTCTCGATCTGCCTTATGAGCTGGATGCCAACAAGGAAATCCAGCGCTGACTAAACTTCCCTGGCGCCGCACCGGATCGCCTAAGAGAGCCACTTCATGAGCAAGCTTGCCGAAAAAGTCCAACAGGAACTGATCCATGCCATCGAAAACGATGAGCTGGTGCTGCCCACCCTACCCGAGGTGGCGCTGAAGGTTCGTGAGGCAGCGGAAGACCCGGATGTGGGCATCCCGCAGATCAGCAAGGTGATCGGCAACGACGCTGCCCTCACAGCCCGCATCATCAAGGTGGTCAACAGTCCTCTGCTGCGTACCAACAAGGAAATCACCGACCTGCAGATGGCGGTCAGCCGCCTGGGCATCAATTACACCTGCAACCTGGCCACCGGCCTGGCCATGGAGCAGATGTTCCAGGCCACCAGCGATGTGGTCGACCGCAAGATGCGCGAAGTGTGGAACAAGAGCACCGAGATCGCCGGTATCTGCCACGTGCTGTGCCGCCACTACACTCGCCTGATGCCGGATCAGGCCACCCTCGCCGGCCTGGTGCATCAGATCGGCGTACTGCCGATCCTCACCTACGCCGAAGAGCACAATGAGCTGCTGGCCGACTCCATCAGCCTCAACCACGTGATCGAACAGATCCACCCGATCATCGGCGACAAGATCCTGCGCACCTGGGAGTTCCCGGAACCCATCGCCATCGTGCCCAGCCAGTACCTGGACTTCAGCCGCGACTCGGCCAAGGTCGATTACGTCGATATCGTCCAGGTCGCCACCCTGCAAAGCTACCTGGGCAGCGAACACCCTTACACCCAGCTGGACTGGAGCAAGATTCCCGCCTTCGCCAAGCTCGGCCTCGATCCAAACGTCGACATGCAGGCCGACGAAGACCTGTCTGCCTCCATGGAAGCAGCGATGAGCATGCTGCAATAAAAGCGTCTCGCCAGGGATGGCAGACTGCCTCTACACTCGAGCTATTCGCCTGAGGAAGTAGAGCCATGCGTCTCACGCTTCTGTTGCTCATTGTGATTCTCGGCAGCGCTCATGCTGCCGATACGGTGCGTCTGACCAACGGTGAATGGCCGCCCTATCTGGGCGAGGATCTGCCACACCATGGCGTCGCCTCACGCATCGTCGCCGAAGCCTTTGCGCTGCAGAACGTCGAAGTGCAGTGGGAATTCCACCCCTGGGCACGCTCGCTGAAGATGGCCGAACAAGGCACGCGCGACGGCAGCGCCGTCTGGCTCTATAACCGCGAGCGCGAGCAGCGCTTTCACATCAGCGATCCGGTGGTGGAAAGTGGCTACTACCTGTTCCACCGTAAGAATCGCCACTTCGACTGGAGCAGCGTCGAGGATTTGCGTGGCCTGCGCATCGCCGCTACGCGCGGCTATGACTATGGCGATGCCTTTCAGCAGGCTGAAGCGGCCGGTGAAATCGATGTGGTGCGCCTGACCGGCGATGAACAGGGCCTGCGCCAGTTGTTGGCAGGACGCGTCGATCTCTTCCCGGTCGACAAAGTGGTGGGGTTCGACCTGCTCTATCAACAATTCAGCGCTGCCGAACGTCGCTTGCTGAGTTTTCACCCGGTGCCACTGCGCAGCGACAGCCTGCACCTGCTGCTGTCGCGAGAAGTGCCAGGCAATGCCGAACTGATGCAGCGCTTCAACCAGAGCCTGGCGCGACTGCGCGACAGCGGCAAGATTTCGCAGTACCTGCTGGAAATCCAGCAGCCGTTAAGCCTCGGGCACTGAAACCGGGAACACCACCCGCACCCGCAAGCCATGCGGCATCGCTTGATGCAGGCTGATCTGCGCACGGTGCGCTCGGCAGATCTCGCCGACGATAGCCAATCCCAAACCGGCACCACTGCCCTGCGTACTGCGTCGATAGAAGCGTTCGAACACCTTGTCGCGCTCCTCTTCGGGAATGCCCGGCCCGTCGTCCTCGACCTCCAGCACCGCTGGCGCCAAAACCCGCAGCACCAGGTTACCGCCAGGCGGCGTATGAGCCAGGGCGTTGTCGATCAGGTTGCTAAGCAGTTCATTGAGCAAGGTCGGTTCTCCGTCGACCCAGACCGATTGCTCGGCTTCGAGCGCCAACGCGACACCGCGCGCATGCGCCAGCGGCGCCATGGCCAGACCCAGTTCCCGGGCCAGCAAGCTGAGATCGATACGTTGCGCGCCGCCCTCGGTAATGGCCCGCGCACCACTTTCGATGCGTGCCAGCGACAGCAACTGGTTAGCCAGGTTGGTCAGCCGATCGCTGTGCTCGGCGGCCTGTTCCAGGGTCTGACGCCAGTCTTCGGGGTTATCGGCACGCAGCCCCAGGGCGATTCGCGCCTTGAGCGCGGCCAGCGGCGTGCGCAGTTCATGAGCTGCATCGGCGATAAAGGCCGACTGCCGCTCGAACAACGTCTGCAAGCGCTCGTTGAACTGATTCAGCGCCTCGACCAGCGGGCCGATCTCGCGTGGCAACTCGGCGTCTGGCAATGGCCGCAGGTCATCGCTGGCGCGCTCGGCCACCGCACGGCGCAAGGTTTCCAGCGGGCGCAATGCCAGACTGACTGCGACCCAGATCAACAGCAGCGCTACCACCACCAACAGGCCGATACGCCACAGGGTACCGATCAACAACTCTCGGGCCATGCGCTCACGAGCGCCCTGAGTTTCGGCCACGCGAATTTCCGCCATGCCTTTGATGGTGGTCTCACTGACTGGCTGCAACAGGCTCACCACACGAACGCCCTGGCCGCGATACATACCGTCATAGAAGCGCGCCAGCGCCGGGTAATCCTCAGTGCGCGGTGTATCGGCAGGCGCCGAAGGCAGGTCTTCGTAGCCGGAGATCAGCTCGCCCTCGAGGCCCAGCACCTGGTAGTAGATACGCCCGGCGCTGTCATAGGCG
It encodes:
- a CDS encoding DegQ family serine endoprotease — encoded protein: MKNLKSVAPLLVAALLWGQSLMAQASLPDFTELVEEASPAVVNISTRQKVPERNVAGQPGMPDLEGLPPMFREFFERNIPQVPRNPGGRQREAQSLGSGFIISPDGYVLTNNHVVADADEIIVRLSDRSELEAKLIGADPRSDVALLKVEGSGLPTVPLGKADDLKVGEWVLAIGSPFGFDHSVTAGIVSAKGRNLPSDSYVPFIQTDVAINPGNSGGPLFNLKGEVVGINSQIFTRSGGFMGLSFAIPMEVAMQVADQLKAEGKVTRGWLGVVIQEVNKDLAESFGLDKPAGALVAQVLEDGPADKGGLQVGDVILSLNGKPIIMSADLPHLVGGLKPGEKAEMDVVRDGSRKKLNVTIGTLPEEGQELASTGSVQGGERSNNRLGVTVAELTAEQKKGLDLKGGVVVKDVLNGPAAMIGLRPGDVITHLNNQAIDSTTTFTKVAQELPKNRSVSMRVLRQGRASFITFKLAE
- a CDS encoding MucB/RseB C-terminal domain-containing protein — protein: MRAIPLCLLSGLLAMPVHATEVQDWLKRLADAERQQSFQGTFIYERNGSFSTHGIWHRVGEGGEVRERLLQLDGPAQEVLKVDGQAQCVSGALADQVSEGQAWPARHLDAEQLGNWYDIRVAGQSRIAGRAAVVLVLAPKDQHRYGFELHLDRETGLPLKSLLLNERGQLLERFQFAQLNTVAPDSSDVQPSSRCRPVRLHAVDSMAEGSWRSEWLPPGFTLNAAQLRQLPSSDAKVAYLMYGDGLARFSVFLEPLQGSVVDDARSQLGPTVAVSRRMSTDSGEVMVTVVGEIPLGTAERIALSMRAGVPAQASK
- a CDS encoding sigma-E factor negative regulatory protein, with amino-acid sequence MSRETLQESLSAVMDNEADELELRRVLAASENGELRGTWSRYQVARAAMHRELLVPQLDIASAVSAALAEEAAPARKTPMWRSVGRVAVAASVTVAVLAGVRLYNQDDLSGAQLAQQSAAPAISVPQVQGPALLAGYNSSEEVSEAAEPGTASWHEQRLPTYLRQHAQQAVMGAGETALPYARAASLENR
- the rpoE gene encoding RNA polymerase sigma factor RpoE; translated protein: MLTPEDDQQLVERVQRGDKRAFDLLVLKYQHKILGLIVRFVHDTHEAQDVAQEAFVKAYRALGNFRGDSAFYTWLYRIAINTAKNYLVSRGRRPPDSDVSSDDAEFYDGDHALKDIESPERALLRDEIEATVHRTIAQLPDDLRTALTLREFEGLSYEDIASVMQCPVGTVRSRIFRAREAIDKSLQPLLQEA
- the nadB gene encoding L-aspartate oxidase translates to MSQHFQHDVLVIGSGAAGLTLALTLPPHLRIAVLSKGNLANGSTYWAQGGVAAVLDDTDTVESHVADTLDAGAGLCREDAVRFTVEHSREAIQWLIDQGVPFTRDDETAREDGGFEFHLTREGGHSHRRIIHAADATGAAIFNTLLEQARQRPNIELLEQRVAVDLITERKLGLDGDRCLGAYVLDRARGEVDTFGARFVILATGGAAKVYLYTSNPDGACGDGIAMAWRAGCRVGNLEFNQFHPTCLYHPQAKSFLVTEAVRGEGGLLKLPNGERFMQRFDERAELAPRDIVARAIDHEMKRLGIDCVYLDISHKPADFVKSHFPTVYERCLGFGIDITRQAIPVVPAAHYTCGGVVVDQHGRTDVPGLYAIGETSFTGLHGANRMASNSLLECFVYARSACADIVAQLDSISAPSDLPQWDASQVTDSDEDVIIAHNWDELRRFMWDYVGIVRTNKRLQRAQHRVRLLLDEIDEFYSNYKVSRDLIELRNLALVAELMISSAMQRHESRGLHYTLDYPEQLAEARDTILTPTPPAQPSVAC
- a CDS encoding protein YgfX, whose amino-acid sequence is MSNRNDVFECRWQPSRALLRLYLSVLALALLAPWLADIPLWSKLLSLALCLAHAAWVLPRHILLSSAQAFTGLRRDASGWQLWSEAHGWQAVQLLPDSLALPLAVVLRFRLPGQRFARGLCIARDALAPEQHRRLRLRLKFSRRRWAEPEASGSE
- a CDS encoding FAD assembly factor SdhE → MVEQSELNRLFWHSRRGMLELDVLLVPFVREVYPTLDAENQARYRKLLECEDQDMFGWFMQRGEPEDADLRHIVRMILDRVQPQ
- the ygfZ gene encoding CAF17-like 4Fe-4S cluster assembly/insertion protein YgfZ, whose product is MADSAYFTLLDHEGLLAVRGADAAKFLQGQVTCNLNYLSPTQSSLGARCTPKGRMLSSFRIVAVEDGYLLAMDRELIASQQADLQKYAVFSKSKLRDESQDWVRFGLAGGDAVLSELGLQLGDASDSLSSAGQLLAVRLSDGRAELWAPAAEAARLQSHLAAHLPQAPLNDWLLAQIRAGIGQVLGATRELFIPQMINLQALGGVSFKKGCYTGQEIVARMQYLGKLKRRLHRLRLIGAPLPAVGVELFSPVHGSSVGEVVLAAQTGDAVELLAVLQEDAVKDARIHLGSNDGPTLTLLDLPYELDANKEIQR
- a CDS encoding HDOD domain-containing protein, with the translated sequence MSKLAEKVQQELIHAIENDELVLPTLPEVALKVREAAEDPDVGIPQISKVIGNDAALTARIIKVVNSPLLRTNKEITDLQMAVSRLGINYTCNLATGLAMEQMFQATSDVVDRKMREVWNKSTEIAGICHVLCRHYTRLMPDQATLAGLVHQIGVLPILTYAEEHNELLADSISLNHVIEQIHPIIGDKILRTWEFPEPIAIVPSQYLDFSRDSAKVDYVDIVQVATLQSYLGSEHPYTQLDWSKIPAFAKLGLDPNVDMQADEDLSASMEAAMSMLQ
- a CDS encoding substrate-binding periplasmic protein, which codes for MRLTLLLLIVILGSAHAADTVRLTNGEWPPYLGEDLPHHGVASRIVAEAFALQNVEVQWEFHPWARSLKMAEQGTRDGSAVWLYNREREQRFHISDPVVESGYYLFHRKNRHFDWSSVEDLRGLRIAATRGYDYGDAFQQAEAAGEIDVVRLTGDEQGLRQLLAGRVDLFPVDKVVGFDLLYQQFSAAERRLLSFHPVPLRSDSLHLLLSREVPGNAELMQRFNQSLARLRDSGKISQYLLEIQQPLSLGH
- a CDS encoding sensor histidine kinase, whose product is MTRIGSLRGRLLRRLALLLSVILLISSLSAYWSARHAADTAYDRTLLASARAIADGLYSADSALRANIPYMALDAFAYDSAGRIYYQVLGLEGELISGYEDLPSAPADTPRTEDYPALARFYDGMYRGQGVRVVSLLQPVSETTIKGMAEIRVAETQGARERMARELLIGTLWRIGLLVVVALLLIWVAVSLALRPLETLRRAVAERASDDLRPLPDAELPREIGPLVEALNQFNERLQTLFERQSAFIADAAHELRTPLAALKARIALGLRADNPEDWRQTLEQAAEHSDRLTNLANQLLSLARIESGARAITEGGAQRIDLSLLARELGLAMAPLAHARGVALALEAEQSVWVDGEPTLLNELLSNLIDNALAHTPPGGNLVLRVLAPAVLEVEDDGPGIPEEERDKVFERFYRRSTQGSGAGLGLAIVGEICRAHRAQISLHQAMPHGLRVRVVFPVSVPEA